One genomic segment of Ictalurus punctatus breed USDA103 chromosome 12, Coco_2.0, whole genome shotgun sequence includes these proteins:
- the maptb gene encoding microtubule-associated protein tau isoform X3, whose translation MEHQDMMNSGQYGPGEVVVSAMADVTLDDSPREDMKNGTAAHMRPGHGPGKEETAGSKPDSTSRDDVTEGTEPKAASDHEDVVSAAPGTAGAGEDALTPEGLSPPHSGRSSAASMDREEERLNGALAGSVSPQQSPMSPQASQAAPADGLESAVLSLDSQVKTSPLEEMVGKHGPSGFQDEREEEEVVKHGKKDESKGFGSDHEEELVESPAIPDSRSNIEDQQEEQEREEEEEQDEPEVVPPVHSTVVPDVSPQKDESFDIKPCEMLSQLQMTPDEAKKRGLSFDYTESELVHQRTPDRWENGSDKTPPESKSPDSCRADPGSPFSPSTAPDHTQESPITEHQTEVQEYEPVEEQDLEVISIPTAHQEVIVPKMEPEVDTKPEDFEVDTKPEEDDKPEKYLDTTEEALIATVEAAQSAEPTAQPEVAAVADVEADAREPCPPEPIKAAPTKTVPVKDAAVKKAKKPIAAVDATTAPKSTPKLEKVPSKDASPVRKTSAPSKAKPGAAAADKKTPSKSTPGKARLTSSTKRASSIPVPPSKHTSTSASPSAPVCASARASSLISKPHTVGAKESRATAGDAKTKTKPQGIGTKIPAAESPKTPDRSGCSSPATPKSPASRCSTPGQQVKKVAVVRTPPKSPGSLRSRAPIAPVAPLPDLKNVKSKIGSTENIKHQPGGGKVQILEKKMDLSSVQAKCGSKANIKYTPGGGNVQIVHKKMDLSNVQSKCGSKANIHHKPGGGNVEIKSEKLEFKAQPKVGSLENIGHVAGGGNRKREKGKEAESGPSGASVHPNGDTPSDPLCGEVSALNPNHSN comes from the exons ATGGAGCACCAGGACATGATGAATTCCGGACAGTACGGCCCTGGGGAGGTCGTGGTGTCCGCCATGGCTGACGTGACCCTCGACGACAGCCCTCGGGAGGACATGAAGAACGGGACGGCGGCACACATGAGGCCCGGACATGGCCCGGGAAAAG AGGAGACAGCGGGGTCAAAGCCTGACTCGACCTCTCGAGACGATGTGACGGAGGGTACAGAGCCTAAAGCTGCCTCCGATCATGAGGATGTGGTGTCTG CTGCACCAGGGACAGCAGGAGCAGGTGAAG ATGCTTTAACACCAGAGGGGCTCTCTCCGCCACACAGCGGTAGAAGCAGTGCGGCGTCTATGGACAGGGAAGAGGAGCGTTTGAACGGGGCCTTGGCTGGGTCAGTTAGCCCACAGCAGTCACCTATGTCCCCACAAGCATCACAAGCTGCCCCAGCTGACGGTTTAGAGTCGGCAGTGCTGAGCTTGGACAGCCAGGTGAAGACGAGTCCTTTAGAGGAGATGGTTGGGAAACACGGTCCCAGTGGTTTTCaagatgagagagaggaagaggaagtcgTGAAGCATGGTAAGAAGGACGAGAGCAAGGGTTTCGGATCGGATCATGAGGAAGAGTTGGTAGAGAGTCCTGCCATCCCTGATAGTCGTTCTAACATAGAAGATCAACAGGAGgagcaagaaagagaggaagaagaagaacaagatgAACCAGAAGTAGTTCCTCCAGTCCACAGCACTGTTGTCCCAGATGTGTCACCACAGAAAGATGAAAGCTTTGATATTAAGCCCTGCGAAATGCTATCCCAACTGCAAATGACTCCAGATGAAGCAAAGAAACGAGGACTGTCATTTGACTACACCGAATCCGAGCTTGTTCATCAGAGAACCCCTGACCGCTGGGAAAATGGCTCTGACAAGACTCCCCCAGAGAGCAAAAGTCCTGATTCCTGCAGGGCTGACCCTGGTTCCCCTTTCTCCCCTAGTACGGCTCCTGATCACACCCAGGAGTCACCCATCACTGAACACCAAACTGAAGTCCAGGAGTACGAACCAGTGGAAGAACAGGACCTGGAAGTGATCAGTATTCCTACAGCTCATCAGGAGGTCATAGTACCCAAGATGGAGCCAGAAGTAGACACCAAACCTGAGGATTTCGAAGTAGACACCAAACCTGAGGAAGACGACAAACCAGAGAAGTACCTGGATACAACTGAGGAAGCTCTCATTGCTACTGTTGAGGCAGCACAAAGCGCTGAGCCCACTGCCCAACCAGAAGTAGCAGCTGTTGCTGATGTTGAAGCAGATGCTCGTGAACCCTGTCCTCCAGAACCAATTAAAGCAGCACCAACAAAAACAGTACCTGTTAAAGATGCTGCCGTTAAAAAAGCAAAGAAGCCCATTGCTGCGGTCGATGCAACCACTGCCCCCAAATCCACCCCAAAACTCGAGAAAGTCCCCTCAAAAGACGCCTCGCCAGTGCGAAAAACAAGTGCCCCGTCCAAAG CCAAGCCCggagcagcagcagctgatAAAAAG ACCCCTTCCAAATCCACACCAGGCAAAGCTAGACTCACCTCCAGCACTAAAAGAGCCTCGTCAATCCCAGTGCCCCCATCCAAACATACCTCCACCTCCGCTTCGCCCTCTGCCCCAGTTTGTGCCTCAGCCAGAGCCAGTTCTCTAATCTCTAAACCACACACTGTAGGAGCCAAGGAGTCCAGAGCCACA GCCGGGGATGCTAAGACGAAGACTAAACCTCAGGGTATTGGCACCAAAATCCCTG CAGCCGAATCTCCTAAAACTCCTGATCGTAGCGGCTGCAGCAGCCCTGCCACTCCGAAATCTCCAGCCAGTCGCTGcagcacacctgggcagcaggTGAAGAAAGTGGCCGTGGTGCGCACTCCACCCAAATCTCCCGGCTCTCTCAGATCCCGCGCTCCCATTGCCCCTGTTGCGCCCTTGCCTGACCTGAAGAACGTCAAATCCAAGATCGGTTCCACTGAGAACATCAAACATCAGCCTGGGGGTGGAAAG GTGCAAATCCTGGAGAAGAAGATGGATCTGAGCAGCGTGCAGGCAAAGTGTGGCTCCAAAGCCAACATCAAGTACACTCCAGGAGGTGGCAAT GTTCAAATTGTGCACAAAAAGATGGATCTGAGCAACGTGCAGTCAAAGTGCGGCTCGAAGGCCAACATCCACCATAAACCAG GCGGCGGAAACGTGGAGATCAAATCAGAGAAGCTGGAGTTTAAAGCTCAGCCGAAAGTGGGCTCTCTGGAGAACATTGGCCACGTGGCCGGAGGCGGGAACAGGAAG agagagaaggggaaggAAGCAGAGTCGGGGCCTTCAGGTGCCTCCGTCCACCCAAATGGGGACACGCCCTCTGACCCCCTGTGTGGGGAAGTCAGTGCCCTAAACCCAAACCACTCCA ATTGA